A genomic region of Lasioglossum baleicum chromosome 16, iyLasBale1, whole genome shotgun sequence contains the following coding sequences:
- the Lmanii gene encoding lysosomal alpha-mannosidase II, with protein sequence MLWLEFLLPFLFLCSYGGAASIPKQTRAGNCVTCHEVDKTKLNIHLVAHTHDDVGWLKTVDQYFFGSRSKTQLAGVQYILDSVVQALLANPERKFMYVETAFFWKWWERQTKETQQIVRDLNRRGQLEIIGGGWSMNDEAVTHYHSLVDQYTWGFKRLYDVFGTCGRPRIGWQIDPFGHSREQASIFSQLGFDGLFLGRIDYQDKQQRLRNKTMEFIWKGSPSLGSKADLFTVAMYNTYSPPPGFCFDVLCRDEPINDDKDSPDYNVPDRVEKFLEYAKEQASHYRTNNIILTMGEDFNYQQAEMWYTNLDRLIKYVRELRPDVNIFYSTPSCYLKAVHDADLQWSTKDDDFFPYASDAHSYWTGYFSSRPAVKYFERMGNNLLQVTKQLSVLTNFTGHDTQLERFREAMAIMQHHDAVTGTEKQFVANDYARILYKSMETGSKTVATAMSKWMTDNQQRQEPVMKMFSCMQLNISSCPHTENQNSILTIYNPLTFEINTPIRVPVTEATYRVLNLADSSVVASQLVPVPKSVQQIPGRESIATHELVFMAKVPALGYHSWKVERLADASEYIAASKGPISTELFEIYIDEDGQAVVTWKKEKGMSLAQSFHYYEGKTGNNETPTNRSSGAYIFRPNGLAPKVFFKSADHKVYKGDVVSEIHQTINEWVSQVIRIYKEEEYVEFDWLVGPIPVQDRIGKEIVTKYSSNLKSSGQFFTDSNGREMLKRTRNYRPTWSLSLEEPVAGNYYPVTSKIALEDKNAYQRLSVITDRAQGGTSMKDGEIELMVHRRLLHDDAFGVGEALNELAFGKGLVVRGSHYLFGGSTKNLDKFMLAEKNLQLETVLRPWTLITPFPYGSTIDESPYKTPVSGLNNSLPENVHMLTLEPWVHNTVILRLEHIFEKGESETYSKPAEVDLNSLLANYTILTIRETSLGANEYVDTVERMQWHAESNEILETLEEDLGQSSAIVRLNPMDIKTFLISFKPREE encoded by the exons ATGTTGTGGCTGGAATTTCTCCTGCCTTTTCTCTTCCTGTGCTCTTATGGAGGAGCGGCGAGCATACCGAAGCAAACCAGAGCCGGAAACTGTGTG ACATGTCACGAAGTGGATAAAACAAAATTGAACATTCATCTGGTAGCTCACACGCACGACGACGTCGGCTGGTTGAAGACGGTCGATCAGTATTTCTTCGGAA GTCGGTCAAAGACGCAACTGGCAGGCGTACAATATATTTTAGATAGCGTTGTACAAGCACTGTTGGCGAATCCGGAGAGAAA GTTCATGTACGTGGAGACTGCTTTCTTTTGGAAATGGTGGGAAAGACAAACTAAGGAAACCCAGCAAATTGTGAGGGACTTAAATAGGCGAGGCCAATTGGAAATTATCGGCGGTGGATGGAGCATGAACGATGAGGCAGTCACACACTATCATTCCCTCGTGGATCAGTACACCTGGGGATTCAA GCGACTCTACGACGTGTTTGGAACTTGCGGGAGACCTCGTATTGGCTGGCAAATAGATCCGTTCGGTCACTCTAGAGAGCAAGCATCGATTTTCTCGCAATTAGGATTCGATGGCCTGTTCTTGGGTCGTATCGATTATCAGGACAAACAACAGAGGCTCAGAAACAAAACTATGGAGTTCATCTGGAAAGGCAGTCCGAGTTTGG GATCCAAAGCCGACTTGTTCACAGTCGCCATGTACAACACCTACTCCCCGCCCCCTGGATTCTGTTTCGATGTTTTATGCAGGGACGAACCCATCAACGACGATAAGGATAGTCCAGACTACAATGTTCCCGATAGG GTGGAGAAGTTCTTGGAGTATGCTAAGGAACAAGCGTCGCACTACAGAACCAACAACATTATACTGACAATGGGCGAGGACTTTAATTACCAACAGGCTGAGATGTGGTACACTAACTTGGACAGACTCATCAA ATACGTAAGGGAACTACGCCCCGACGTGAACATATTCTACTCGACGCCATCGTGCTACTTGAAAGCTGTGCATGATGCTGACCTACAATGGTCAACGAAGGATGATGATTTCTTCCCATACGCCAGTGATGCTCATTCTTATTGGACCGGCTATTTCTCATCGAGACCAGCTGTCAAGTACTTCGAACGAATGGGCAACAATCTTTTGCAG GTGACCAAACAGCTGTCCGTGTTGACTAATTTCACAGGACACGATACACAGTTGGAGCGTTTCAGAGAAGCGATGGCTATAATGCAGCACCACGATGCAGTCACTGGAACCGAGAAGCAATTCGTTGCCAATGATTATGCTCGCATATTGTACAAGAGCATGGAGACAGGATCAAAGACAGTGGCCACAGCAATGAG CAAATGGATGACCGACAACCAACAACGCCAGGAGCCAGTTATGAAAATGTTCTCTTGCATGCAATTAAATATCAGCTCGTGCCCGCACACAGAGAATCAGAACTCGATACTCACAATCTATAATCCTTTAACATTCGAGATTAACACGCCGATTCGGGTTCCTGTCACAGAAGCCACCTACAGAGTTTTGAATCTAGCag ACTCCAGTGTGGTTGCCTCGCAATTGGTTCCTGTTCCAAAATCTGTTCAACAAATTCCTGGACGAGAAAGCATTGCAACGCACGAGCTTGTATTTATGGCGAAGGTGCCAGCTCTGGGATATCACTCTTGGAAAGTGGAAAGACTAGCCGATGCCTCTGAATACATAGCTGCTTCAAAGGGTCCCATCAGTACCGAG CTTTTCGAAATCTATATCGATGAAGACGGACAAGCTGTCGTAACCTGGAAGAAGGAGAAGGGCATGAGCCTCGCTCAATCGTTCCACTATTACGAGGGGAAGACAGGAAATAATGAGACACCTACAAATAGGTCTTCAGGTGCATACATCTTCAGACCTAACGGATTGGCCCCGAAGGTCTTTTTCAAATCGGCGGATCACAAAGTGTACAAAG GCGATGTGGTGAGCGAAATCCATCAAACAATTAACGAGTGGGTCAGTCAAGTGATTCGAATTTACAAGGAGGAAGAGTATGTCGAATTCGATTGGCTCGTGGGACCGATACCTGTCCA ggACCGTATTGGCAAAGAGATCGTCACCAAATACTCCAGCAACTTGAAATCCTCGGGCCAATTTTTCACTGACAGCAACGGCCGGGAGATGTTgaaacgaacgagaaattatCGTCCAACGTGGTCCCTGAGTTTAGAGGAACCAGTGGCCGGCAACTATTATCCGGTCACCTCTAAAATAGCTCTGGAAGATAAGAACGCGTACCAAAGGCTCAGCGTGATCACGGACAGAGCCCAAGGTGGAACTAGCATGAAGGACGGAGAGATTGAATTAATG GTTCATAGGAGACTGTTGCATGACGACGCTTTCGGCGTGGGTGAAGCCCTTAACGAGTTGGCATTCGGCAAAGGTTTGGTAGTCAGAGGGTCTCACTACCTATTCGGTGGCAGCACGAAGAATTTGGACAAGTTTATGCTGGCTGAGAAGAATTTGCAACTGGAAACAGTGCTCCGTCCATGGACTTTAATCACACCGTTCCCGTATGGTTCCACAATCGATGAAAGCCCGTACAAAACACCG GTATCCGGTTTGAATAATTCTCTGCCAGAGAACGTTCACATGCTGACTTTGGAGCCTTGGGTACACAACACCGTTATACTGAGATTAGAGCACATATTCGAGAAGGGTGAATCCGAGACATACTCGAAACCTGCAGAGGTTGATCTTAAC TCTCTGCTCGCAAACTACACGATTTTGACGATCCGGGAAACGTCACTGGGCGCAAACGAATATGTGGACACTGTGGAACGCATGCAATGGCACGCCGAGTCAAACGAAATTCTTGAAACACTGGAGGAAGACCTCGGCCAATCCAGTGCAATCGTTCGTCTAAATCCGATGGATATAAAAACGTTCCTGATCTCATTCAAGCCTCGCGAAGAGTAA